The following proteins are co-located in the Vitis riparia cultivar Riparia Gloire de Montpellier isolate 1030 unplaced genomic scaffold, EGFV_Vit.rip_1.0 scaffold818_pilon_pilon, whole genome shotgun sequence genome:
- the LOC117910683 gene encoding calcium-dependent protein kinase 13-like: MSDILFNEPHLQRMANDEHLRKAFSYFDRDGNGYIERDELRDALMEDGADDCTDVANDIFQEVDTNKDGRISYDEFVAMMKTGTNWRKASRHYSIGRFNSLSIKLIKDGSLNLGNE; the protein is encoded by the exons ATGTCGGACATCCTGTTTAATGAACCCCATCTACAAAGGATGGCCAATGATGAGCATCTTCGCAAGGCCTTCTCCTACTTTGATAGGGATGGTAATGGCTATATTGAGCGAGATGAGCTTCGGGATGCCTTGATGGAAGATGGAGCAGATGATTGTACAGATGTAGCAAATGACATCTTCCAAGAAGTGGACACGAACAAA GATGGGCGAATTAGTTATGATGAATTTGTGGCTATGATGAAAACTGGAACAAATTGGAGAAAGGCTTCTAGGCATTATTCAATAGGGAGATTCAACAGTCTAAGCATTAAGCTGATAAAGGATGGTTCTCTAAACTTGGGGAATGAGTAA